The Paramormyrops kingsleyae isolate MSU_618 chromosome 20, PKINGS_0.4, whole genome shotgun sequence genome contains the following window.
atGTACTTACATTCTTAGTATcggaactggtcttcagcaatggaagatgacgtaaaagaGGCACACAAGAAaacaagtatggtcaagtacgcAAACTAACTTCACTTCCTGTGCCATGTTCTATGCAGTCACTCACTTCCTGTGCCATGTTCTATACAGTCACTCACTTCCTGTGCCATGTTCTATACAGTcactcacttcctgtttcagtGACGTCCTAGCAGCATATGGACATGTCAGTGGACAATATTTAACTGGCTCCACATCTACAAAAGCTCAATGTATAACCAGTGACACAGCATTTtggttatttttgtttctatCATCCATTGATGTACAGTACTCAATATTTTTCAAGATCGTTTTTATTCATCCCGAGCTGTCTCTCTCTATTCaagtaactgaaaaaaaaaagaaatcccaGTGTTGATGTAATTGCAGCCGCTATGCATAGATGACGTTAGCTATGAGTATTTAGGTAGCAAACTAAACGTAAGAATAAAGATTAACAGGCTAACGATATTTAAACAGAAAGAGATCACATTATAATGGCATTATACAAACTTACTACCCAGCATAAAAGGAAAAAGTATATCTGTATGTTTTATCTTTCATCCATAGCTCAGAATTAGATGTAGAGCAGAGTGCCTTCAAATGTTACAGATGAAATAAAGCATGATACACCAAAAAGTGTTCGAAAACGCGAACAAGCCGTTCGGGTCCTTTCCGGACAGCACATTCTGGCCACCGTTAATAAGGGGCTTATCTGGTATTTGAGGCTTCCGCAGTCTGTTAACAGAATGCGGACAGGGGAGTGTTTTGAACCATCGGCATGAGGGGGTGACATGTGAGGTAAACTCATTGGACATAACGCGTGGCGGGTGGGATTGCCCTGCGCAGCAAATCGCTGCTAACAATTTAACCAACTGAGACGTAGATTACACCAATCAGTGATTGATGATGCATGATAATCCCGCCCACCGTGTGTTTTCAAGCCTCATTTCTCCTACCATTACGTAATTCCAGATGTCTTGGTGAATCACTACGTAAGGAAACAACAGGCAGAAAAACGCACACTTAACACACAATATTGCTACAGTGTTTcaatatgaatattaataatactgTGGAGATACTGCAGCCTGAAAGCAATGTTCTGAAAAGGTTTTGTGTCATTCAAGGCTTTTCTTTTGCTTCCTGAAGGGCACAGTGGTAGTCTTTATCATTTGTAGGTGGTTCTTGTTATTTAGTGCGTTTTATAAGGGTTAGACTGCACAGCATTGTACAACACGTCTATTTATTACTGGCtgggtttgtgtttttgtttacaaaagTGTCTTGTTCCACTTATAAAATCACCCGACATAGGACTATAATTCAGAAGATTCCCCCGGGCTGTGAATTGTGTGTTTTGTTATCTccataaaatgtttattatttctgtatattttATGTGTTTGTTTAAATATCTTCGTTCCTGAAAAATTAGTAGCTGTTTTCTGCATTTATGTTCTTGTAAATTATACAGCAGTAGCCTTCGTAAGTGTtagaacaaaataaacaaagatAATTGGTAAATAATCCCCAATGGCCCAAAAttgtttttcattgttatgAATTCAAGAGCTCTGCTTTTCtttgttcgtttttttttttcttaacaatGCATTGTGGAAACGCCTGTTTGTGGTCATTACTGGTTATCCTACTTGCGTTGGTTCGCCAACAGTTTATTAAAGTCGTTATGCTGTTCCTTTCGAGGAAAATAATGCATGGTTCATGCAAAAAGATGCCCAGAAGTAATTTCTCTTTTAAACAGAAAAGCTCTGCTGTAATGACTGTCGACGCGTGTTTTTTTCGCCTGGCGCGTCTTTGGAAATTAACGATATGAAGCACTGGCTTCTGGCTTTCGTGCGAATTTGAAACACATGCTGAGATAATGGGCGGCTGCATCCATCTCGCGCGCTGTCGTCTGCGGCATCCTCTCCGTGAACCGGGGGCTTGAAGGATCTTTGGATGACCTCTGACTGTGGCGGCGTTAGCTGTCCAAAAGGCCATTATAAACAGTGAAATTCCTAGATGgaagggtttttttttagcGCTGATGGAATTTGTGGTTGTGTACTGACAAGAAATGACACTTATTTTGTTAATATATGGTCTTTGGGTCACTGATGATATTCCATAATAATAGggttttatggattttttttttttagcaataaCCCATTTCTGCACCCCCAGTACGCATTGGGGGTGCAGAAAAATTATCAAAATCATCATAAAATGAATGAAGATGCTTGCCAAGCCATTGAATAAGAATTGATTTTCTGAGAGAGGAGCTACACACACTTTTTAAGTGCTAAATGGTCCAAAAACTGATAGTACAATCCATTCATAATTTCGAGCACTGGTACTGAATTCCAAACTTCATTGACACTGACCCCctggaagcaggagagcagaacaGAATGACCTCTCATGGCAGAATTTCCTTATCCCGCCTCATTATCCTCATCTGTGAGCCTAATGTTTACATGATCCTCATTAGTTGGAGGTCTTCGGTGATAACAGCGACTAAAACCGGACACGAGCGGCCCCGATAAGGCCATGTGCGTTGCTGCTTGTGCTGGATGCGAGTGAGATGTTTACTGTTGACCATGGGAGCCTGGGAGGTCCTATCGCCTAGGAAGCTCCCATTTCTCACAGATCGCGGAACGGGAACGCAGTGGTAATAATCATGGGACGGCGAATTCTGAAGATGCAGGTCCGGATGAGCCCGTTCTTATCGGTGTGCCTCAGCTTGATGATGTCCATCGGGTCTTGCCGGTGCAAGCCGGCGTTGAGCGTCCCGCAGGTCGACGGAGCTGCGGGGTTTCTCCGGCCGGCGCTGGGGGACCTggccgaggaggaggaggagcaggctgCCCGAGCGAGGCTGGAGAGTTTCCTGGGCAACATGAAGCAGAAGATCCTCCGCAAGCTGAACCTGACCTCCGTGCCGCAGGAGCAGGGCAGGGTCGACCCGCCGCCATTTATGATGGAGCTCTACAACAGACACGCTGCTGACGGGTCCTCCGCCCCGCTCTCGGACGTGATCCGCAGCTTCGGAGTGCTAGGTGCGTACTGGgggtgcagtggggggggggggccatgGCTATAGTTTGAACTGCTGGGGAAGGGATCTTGATGTTCAGTTTGAGAcactctgggggaaaaaaagactcAGTACATGTTTAAAGTGTCATAAACTTACACTGACTTTGGATTTCAGGCAGAGGTGgcaagttcaggttcagaaggGAAAAATCCAGACAAGATCCAGAAGATTTTGtctcagccaaccagttgagtactgtgtgaatgtgactctttatactcaactggttggttgaaactaagtcatggtctggatttttacttgcTGAACCTGAAATGCAAACTGGCTGGATTTCACGTACCTGGTGTGTTAAACTCTGGAAGTAATCGTACCCTGATGCAAACCCACCAGGTGCCGTGTGGCTGGTCCTCTGGAAATGCCAATATGTGAAAGTACTTGTTTGATTGCCTGAGCACTGCGCTTTAGACTGGTACGCTGGTTCGGTTTATGGACACATTCAGCTGGTTTGCTTCATAAATGCCAGGCATGTGTTTGATTTTACATCTGCAGATGGTGGTGTGCATTTTGAGGATAACGGCTctaattgtaaaaataaaatcataacCACATTGTGTGTTTCTCGAAAGCACTGAGCTCTACACTCTAGAAAAAAGAGTACCAGTTTGTAcatttgcttgtcactggggctgtaccctcaagggtctgtcaattgtacccttagctgtaggtaattgtaccttttaaggtacagaaacggactctgaggaacatttttgtaccattggggaaCATTagtgttgtttgtaccttggggagtccatttctgtacctcaAAAGGTACAGAATTGtaaggtacagccccagtgacaagcaaggGTACAAACTGGTACCCTTTATTCTGAGAATGCACCTATCTTAAGCTTGCCTGTTGTCATTGACTCTATCGGTAACCTGTTACCGACACGTCTCCATCTGACACAGATGTCATCCGGTCTGTAAAACGTGGCAACACCTCAGAGCACCGGCTGCTCTTCAATGTCTCCATCCCCTGCCATGAGGAGGTCACCGCCGCAGAGCTGCGGCTCTTCACGCTGCCCAACGGTGCCCCGCCAGAGTGCACGGGTTGCCAGGCGACCATCAGCGTGTATAACATGGAGCGCGGCTCGAAAGGACACGGGCTCCACTTTCTCACCAGCAGGAGAGTGAAAGGCAGCCACGGCGCCTGGGAGGTGTTTGACGTGACTGGACCGAAGTTGGGCTGGATCACACCCGGCCAGAGCACCAAAGAGTTCAAGGTCCACATCCAGCAGGGAGAATGCGCTGTCCTTGACGTCAGCCTCAGCCTGAAGGACAACAGCTCCGCCATCCTGATCGTCTtctccaatgatcccaggagcagAAGGAAAGATGGCTGGAACGACCTGAAGCCTACAGTCGTGCATGTAGAGGATAGGCATCCACCCAAGACCAAGGTGCTAATCGACAACAACGAGATCCCTATTGACATCCATCCAAGGAGGAGGAAGCGAGCTGAGCACGACTATTGCCGGAGAACCTCCCTCAAGGTGAACTTCAAAGAGATCGGCTGGGATTCCTGGATCATCGCCCCACCGGAATACGATGCCTTTGAGTGTCGGGGCATGTGCTACTTCCCGCTGACGGACGATGTCACCCCGTCCAAGCATGCTGTGATTCAGACACTCGTCAACCTGGGAAACCCCAAAAAGGCCAACATGGCGTGTTGCGTCCCAACCAAACTGGACCCCATCACAGTCTTGTACAAGGAGAACGGCATACTTACCATGAAACACTTCTACGAGGAGATGAAAGTCGCTGAGTGTGGATGCAGATAGTAGAAGAAAAACATGGAtactcgggggtggggggggggtggtcttcaTGCTGCTTCCACTCCACCCCCAAGAGGCTGCCTCACTACAGTCTAATCCATAATAAACACTGGGAGTGACACTATCACCCCCGTCATGATAATGATGTCATGACCTTTGCTGCCAATGGGATTTCAAAACCTACAGTACTGGGGGATTAGCAGTCACTGATGGGGTAAACCAGCCAGCAACATGCAGTGTAAGAAAGTGCCGCAAAGACCCAGTTTCtcccaacattcctttgtgttTCTCTACCCGATCCTCAGGGAACCcctgacagtccacatttttgctccctcccagcttccaaccaatcaggaacaccaagtatctggtacaggtgtgttgggagaggggaaggagcgaaaatgtggactgtctgcggttCTCAACGGTTGGGTTGAGAAACAAGGCTTTAACCATATCCCGGT
Protein-coding sequences here:
- the gdf2 gene encoding growth/differentiation factor 2, which produces MGRRILKMQVRMSPFLSVCLSLMMSIGSCRCKPALSVPQVDGAAGFLRPALGDLAEEEEEQAARARLESFLGNMKQKILRKLNLTSVPQEQGRVDPPPFMMELYNRHAADGSSAPLSDVIRSFGVLDVIRSVKRGNTSEHRLLFNVSIPCHEEVTAAELRLFTLPNGAPPECTGCQATISVYNMERGSKGHGLHFLTSRRVKGSHGAWEVFDVTGPKLGWITPGQSTKEFKVHIQQGECAVLDVSLSLKDNSSAILIVFSNDPRSRRKDGWNDLKPTVVHVEDRHPPKTKVLIDNNEIPIDIHPRRRKRAEHDYCRRTSLKVNFKEIGWDSWIIAPPEYDAFECRGMCYFPLTDDVTPSKHAVIQTLVNLGNPKKANMACCVPTKLDPITVLYKENGILTMKHFYEEMKVAECGCR